The sequence GAAACTTTCGGAGATCACCAAGGCGGATTGCCAAAGGCTTCATCACACCATCGCCAAGCGCACTTCGGGGCCAACTGCCAACCGGGTGCTGGCCGTATTGAGCAGCGCCATGAGCGTGGCGCACGATTGGGGTTACCTTCCCGGCGGGAATCCCGCCAAGGGCGTGAAGAAGTTTCGGGAGCGGCCTAGGGACCGATTCCTTCACGCCGACGAGCTGCCCCGGTTCTGGCAAGCCCTGTTAGAGGAGCCGAACCGCGATCTGGCGGATTTCTTCATGGTGGCTCTGCTGACCGGGGCACGGCGGGCGAACGTGCTCGCGATGCGCTGGGAGGACGTTTCGCTGGAGCGGGCCGAATGGAAAATCCCCGAGACCAAGAACGGCGAGGCGCTGACCGTGCCTTTGGTTGCCGCCGTCGTGACCCTGCTGTCCGAGCGGCGGAGCTTCGCGACCGGCGAATGGGTGTTTCCCGGACAGGGCAAGACCGGGCACCTGGTGGAACCTAAGAGCGCGTGGCGGCGGATATTGGCGCGGGCCGGCATCGAAGATTTGCGGGTTCACGATTTGCGCCGTACCCTGGGTTCCAGTATGGCGGCGGCGGGCGTGAACACGATCACTACGGCGCGAACCCTGGGCCACAAGACCTTGACCATGGCGCTTCGCTATCAGCACCTGGGGACCGATCCAAGGCGGGCCGCCATCGAGGCCGGGGCCGGGGCGATCCTGGCGAGC is a genomic window of Candidatus Methylocalor cossyra containing:
- a CDS encoding tyrosine-type recombinase/integrase, with the protein product MSDETAFNFTKRAIDALPLPAAGQRATYRDTKTPGLQLRITSAGVKTFVVFRRVNGKPERITLGKYPAMTIEQARARAADVNADIAMGVSPAAKRRADKADMPFAAFWKEYLERHARIRNKPRTVHEAEKTFRNYLSGLAGRKLSEITKADCQRLHHTIAKRTSGPTANRVLAVLSSAMSVAHDWGYLPGGNPAKGVKKFRERPRDRFLHADELPRFWQALLEEPNRDLADFFMVALLTGARRANVLAMRWEDVSLERAEWKIPETKNGEALTVPLVAAVVTLLSERRSFATGEWVFPGQGKTGHLVEPKSAWRRILARAGIEDLRVHDLRRTLGSSMAAAGVNTITTARTLGHKTLTMALRYQHLGTDPRRAAIEAGAGAILASAGVHEAAEVITLNKRGKT